The Desulfomicrobium escambiense DSM 10707 genome segment GGGCCACGACGTTGCCCGCGCTGATGACGTAGCGTCCGTCCTCGCGGGACACGACGATGGCGGCGTTGGTCGCGCCCGGAAGCTCCGGATGCTGATCGGCGTAGCGGCGGATGTTCTGGGTCATCTCGATGTAGACCGCGAAGATGTCGGCCACGGCGCTGGGCGCTTCCTGCTGGTGCTGGAGGTAGTCGCGCAGGGCGCGCCCGATCTCCTCGATGAGGGCGGCGTTGATGGGGCCGTTGAAGCAGACCATGATCTGCTTGCGGTCGAATATTTCCCGCAGGTCGTAGAGGTCTGGGGTGGTCATGAGTCGGTCTCCTTCGTGGGGGCGGGCGTCTGCTGGTCGAAGCGGAAGGCCAGTACGGTGATGTCGTCGCGTTGCGGCTTTTCCCCGCGGTAATCGTTCAGTGCCCCGGTCAGGGCCGCTTCCTGGCTCTCCAGGGGGAGGGTCGCGTTGTCCCGCAGCCAGGACGTGAATCCGCCGCGGCCGAAGGGCAGGCCCTTGCCGCCGCCGGACTGGTCCAGGATGCCGTCCGTGACGAGATAAAAGACGCAACCCGGCTCCAGGTCAAGGGTCAGTTGCGTGAAGGTCCTCGGTTTGCGGTCGTTGATCCCGCCCCGGTCCCCCCTGAAATTCCTGATTTCCCCGCCGCAGGCCGCGAAGAGGTCGATGTGGGCCCCGGCGAAGCGGACCGTCCGGGAAGCCCTCTCCACGTAGCACAGCCCGATGTCCATGGACGTCGCCAGGCGCTCCAGGCGCTGCGTGTCGGGCAGCATGTCCCGCACGGCCCTGTCGGCGCGTTCCAGCAGCGCCGCCGGCTGGCCGAGGCCGAGTTCCACGGTGGCGCGCTCCAGGGCGGCGTGGGCGATCATGGTCATGAACGCGCCCGGAACGCCGTGTCCCGCGCAGTCCACCACGCCGAAGAGGCATCCCCCCTCGTCCTCGCGGTAGAGGTAGAAATCCCCGCCGACCACGTCGCGCGGTAGCCAGACCACGAAATAGCGGCCCTGCATGCGGGTGTCGAGCTGCCGGTCGGGCAGGATGACGCGCTGAATGAGGCTCGCGTAGCGGATGCTCTCGGTCAGCTGGCGGTGGGTGGCGGCCAGCGTGGCGTGGGTCGTCTCCAGTTCGGCCGTGCGTTCGGCCACCCGCCGCTCCAGGTCCTCGGTATGGGCCTGGACTTCGGCCGCCATGGTGTCGAAGGCCTGGGACAGGGCCCCGATCTCGTCGTCGCGATCCGACCGCATGCGGATGCCGTACTGCCCCTGGGCGATCATTCCGGCCGAGGCGGTCAGGGCCAGCAGGGGTTGCAGCACGAGCCGGTCGAAGCCCAGGGTCAGGGCCAGGATGACCATGAGGACGATGACCCCGCCGCCGATCAGAGCCAGGCGGATGAAACCAGAGGACAGGACTTCGGCCGCCTCGGGGTTGACGCTGCTGACCACCGTCCAACCCAGCTCCGGAAGATGGGCCAGGGCCATCATCCGGCGGCCGTCGGGAGTGATCTGCTCCATGACCTCGACTCCCCCGGCCCGTCGCCGCACTTCGGCCAGCAGCCGGGACGCGGTTTCGCGTCCGGACTCGGTGCTCAGGCCGGCGAAAAGAGTCCGGTCCGAGTCCTGTTTGTCCAGGGCGCCGTATTCGATCCGCGACGGGTCGGGATGGGCCACGATGCGGCCCGCCGTGTCCACGATGAAGCTCATGCTTCCCTGGGTTCTGGGTGCGAGCATGCTGGCGAGGAACCGGTCGAGCCGCATGCCGGTCCCCACGAGGCCGAGGGGGGCTCCGGCCGCATTGCGGACCTGCACGTTGATCCAGAGGTTCGTGACCTTCAGCGTCGCGTCGGGGTTGACGTTCAGTGTGTAGGGGACCGCCTGCTCCATGGTCGAGAAATACCACGAGTCCCCGGTGTTGTTGCGGTCCAGGGTGTAGCGGTAGACGGCGCGGGGCCGCTCCGCATCCGCATAGTAGTAGGCCAGGGTGTGGTGGTGGATGACGAAATAGGCCCCGTCGGCGAAAGCCGGGCGGAAGCCGGCGGCCTCGGCCAGGAAACGCCCCCTGGCCAGAGGGTCCTGCTCGGCCAGGAGCCAGTCGCCCAGGGCGGTCAGGCCGGCGAAGCGCTGGGCGATGGCCAGCTCGCGTCCGACCAGTGACTGGATCTTCTCCCGTGTCAGCTGCGCTTCGGACACGGCCAGCCTGCGGCTCAGGTCCGCGGTCAGGTCGTGCAGGATGCGCTTGCCGACGGCGGCCGACATGAGGAGCACCGCCACGGAGATGGCCAGGAGCAGGATGCCGATCTTGCGGCGGAGTCCCGGTTGGCGTCGGGTGTGACCCGATGAGGATGTGGGGGGGTGGTGCATCTGAACCTCGGGCGGCAGTGTCTGACGTCCGCTTTGTATATGATTTTCAGCATAGTGCAATCACCAAAGCGCGCGTGGAGACGCGCACGGTCGCCTGTCGCGGAGCCTCCGGGCTTGTGCTCCGCATGGTTCATGCCTAAAGTCATACGTATGATGCGTGCCGGGTTCGGCGGGAATGGCAGGTATGTCGGTGTATGACGGGAAGAGGGCGGTCATGGGTACATTTCACAATGGTGGTTTCCGGGGCCTTCTCGGAGTCCTGCGGTCGAACTGGCCGTCGGGACTGCTGATCGCACTGGCGCTGTGCGCCCTTTCTCGGGACGCCGCGGCCCAGTCTCCTCGTCCCGAACCCGTCCGGGTGGGCAGCGTCTTCGCCATGACCGGCCCGGGCGCTGAGGAGAATTCCCCCAACTACCGCATCGTCAAGCTCGCGGCCGACAAAATCAACGCTACGGGCGGCGTTCTGGGCCGACCGCTGGAAATCGTGGAGTTGGACACCATGAGCTCGGCCCTCGGCGCGCGCCAAGCCGCCCATGACGCCATCAAGGCCGGCGTCGTGGCCGTGGTCGGCCCTTCCTGGAGCTCCCAGGCCATGGCCATGGGTCCGGTCCTGCAGCAGGCCGGCATCCCCATGCTCGGCGCCACCACCACCGCCCCGGGCGTTACGGCCATCGGGGATTACATCTTCAGGGTCTGCTACACCGATGACTTGCAGGCCAGGATTCTGGCACGCTTCGCCAGACAGGATCTCGGCGCCGTCCGCGCCGTGGTCGTGACCATTGCCGGCGACGTCTACAGCGAGGGGCTGAGCGCGGGCTTCACGCAACATTTCACGGCCCTGGGCGGGGTCGTGGCCGGACAGGTGCGCTACCTCCAGGACGCCATGGATTTCGCCGCACAAGTTGAGGCCGTCAGGCGCGAGGCCCCCGACCTGGTCTTCGTGGCCGGGTACACGCGGGATTCGGGCCTCCTGCTCAAGCAGGCGCGCGGCGCTGGTTTGGGCATGCCGTTCCTGGGCGGCGACGGCTGGACCGCCCTCGAACACTACCCATACCTCGACCCGGCCAGGGGCGAGAACTACTACGTCTCGCACTGGCACCCCGCCGATGCGTCCCCGGCCAGCCGCGAGTTCGTCGAATTGCTGCTGCGCGAGTTCGGGCCGGACGCCCTGGAATCCATCGACGCCGGCAACGCCAACGCCTACGACGCCCTCTGCCTTGTGGCCGACGCCATCCGGCGCGCCGGCAGCGCCGAACCGTCGGCCATTCGCGACGCCCTTGCCGCCACGGACGGCTTTGCCGGCGTCACGGGGACGATCTCGTTCAGAGGGTCCCGAGATCCCGTC includes the following:
- the siaB gene encoding biofilm regulation protein kinase SiaB; this translates as MTTPDLYDLREIFDRKQIMVCFNGPINAALIEEIGRALRDYLQHQQEAPSAVADIFAVYIEMTQNIRRYADQHPELPGATNAAIVVSREDGRYVISAGNVVAPQDGRELVRRVEELAAMDRAALKALFKTQLRQPREALNGSAGLGLIDMARKASCPLAATLRDIDSGRSFLSLRVML
- the siaA gene encoding biofilm regulation protein phosphatase SiaA (SiaB is a threonine kinase acting on SiaC; SiaA is the matching phosphatase.) — its product is MHHPPTSSSGHTRRQPGLRRKIGILLLAISVAVLLMSAAVGKRILHDLTADLSRRLAVSEAQLTREKIQSLVGRELAIAQRFAGLTALGDWLLAEQDPLARGRFLAEAAGFRPAFADGAYFVIHHHTLAYYYADAERPRAVYRYTLDRNNTGDSWYFSTMEQAVPYTLNVNPDATLKVTNLWINVQVRNAAGAPLGLVGTGMRLDRFLASMLAPRTQGSMSFIVDTAGRIVAHPDPSRIEYGALDKQDSDRTLFAGLSTESGRETASRLLAEVRRRAGGVEVMEQITPDGRRMMALAHLPELGWTVVSSVNPEAAEVLSSGFIRLALIGGGVIVLMVILALTLGFDRLVLQPLLALTASAGMIAQGQYGIRMRSDRDDEIGALSQAFDTMAAEVQAHTEDLERRVAERTAELETTHATLAATHRQLTESIRYASLIQRVILPDRQLDTRMQGRYFVVWLPRDVVGGDFYLYREDEGGCLFGVVDCAGHGVPGAFMTMIAHAALERATVELGLGQPAALLERADRAVRDMLPDTQRLERLATSMDIGLCYVERASRTVRFAGAHIDLFAACGGEIRNFRGDRGGINDRKPRTFTQLTLDLEPGCVFYLVTDGILDQSGGGKGLPFGRGGFTSWLRDNATLPLESQEAALTGALNDYRGEKPQRDDITVLAFRFDQQTPAPTKETDS
- a CDS encoding ABC transporter substrate-binding protein, translating into MGTFHNGGFRGLLGVLRSNWPSGLLIALALCALSRDAAAQSPRPEPVRVGSVFAMTGPGAEENSPNYRIVKLAADKINATGGVLGRPLEIVELDTMSSALGARQAAHDAIKAGVVAVVGPSWSSQAMAMGPVLQQAGIPMLGATTTAPGVTAIGDYIFRVCYTDDLQARILARFARQDLGAVRAVVVTIAGDVYSEGLSAGFTQHFTALGGVVAGQVRYLQDAMDFAAQVEAVRREAPDLVFVAGYTRDSGLLLKQARGAGLGMPFLGGDGWTALEHYPYLDPARGENYYVSHWHPADASPASREFVELLLREFGPDALESIDAGNANAYDALCLVADAIRRAGSAEPSAIRDALAATDGFAGVTGTISFRGSRDPVKPLVVLRITPDAVEFVKKVEP